The following is a genomic window from Caldicellulosiruptor danielii.
TATGAGTCTGCCCGTTTTTGGCATCAGCTGGGCGCAAAGAGAATTGTGCTTGCAAGAGAGCTGTCTTTGAATGAAATCAGAGAAATAAGAGAGAATATTCCAGATAGCCTTGAGCTTGAAGCTTTTGTCCATGGAGCGGTTTGCATTTCATATTCAGGCAGGTGTTTTCTGAGTGCGTATATGACATACAGAGACGCAAACAGAGGAGAGTGTGCTCATCCGTGCAGGTATAAATATTATGTCATGGAAGAAAAAAGACCAGGCCAGTATTTTGAGGTATTTGAAGATGTTGATGGCACATATATTTTTAACTCCAAAGACCTTTGTATGGTTGAGCATATTGACAAGCTCGCTTTTGCAGGGATTGACGCTTTTAAAATTGAAGGAAGGATGAAAAGCAGTTTCTACGTTGCAACAGTTGTAAGTGTCTACAGAAAAGCAATTGACAAGTTTATAAAAGACCCTGAACATTTTGAGCCAGAACAAGAATGGCTTGAAGAGATTGCAAAGTGTTCTCACAGAAGTTACACAACAAACTTTTATTTTGGAAGGCCAGACCATAACGACTACAGGTTTGAATCAAGCAAATATGTCAGGGAATATGAGTTTGTCGGGATTGTCAAAGAGGTTTTGAGTGACGGTTGGGCTGTGGTTGAGCAAAGAAATAGGTTTTTCAAAGGAGATACTATTGAGGTTATGCTCCCAAACGGCACATATTTTGTACAAAGGATAGATAGAATTTATGACCTTGAAGGAAATTCCTTAGATGTTGCTCCGCATGCCCAGCAGCTTACAAAAATCAAGTTTGACAGACCTGTTGTAGAGTTTGCAATGCTAAGAAAGAAGATAAAAAGCTAAAAATTAATGGTGGACATGCAACAAATTGGGGGAAGAAGCATAAACTATATGCTGACCTTAAAAAGTATGGCGGAGTAATTTACAATGTTTTACATCGAAAACCAGAGCTCATTCCCCCAGCCCATGTCTTCTGAAGAAGAAGAGATGTATCTTAACAGGATGTGGAAAGGTTGCAAAGAGGCGCGAAATATTCTAATTGAAAAAAATCTGCGTCTTGTTGCCCATATAGCAAAGAAGTATACATTTATATTTCCAAATTTAACAGATGATATCATTTCGGTTGGCACAATTGGGCTTATAAAAGCCATTGAGACTTATTCTGCGGCTAAGTGCACAAAGCTTTCAACATATGCAGCAAAATGTATCGAGAACGAGATACTGATGTATTTAAGACAAAACAAAAAATTTTTGTCCCAGCTTTCACTTGAAAACCCAATTGGTAGCGACAAGGATGGAAATGAGATAACTTTAATGGACGTTTTGCAAAACGACCAGGACGATATAGACGAGCAGGTTGATTTAAAAATCCAGATAAAAAATCTTTTAAAAAAACTTGACAGAATTTTAAAAGGTCGTGAAAAGAAGATAATTGAGCTCAGATACGGGCTTAAAAATGGCATAGAAAGAACACAGATGGAGGTTGCAACCCTGCTTGGCATTTC
Proteins encoded in this region:
- a CDS encoding peptidase U32 family protein, with the translated sequence MMNIKKPELVAPAGDLEKLKTAVLYGADSVYIGGKEFGLRKYAGNFDFDEMKEGIDFAHKHGRKVYLTANIFARNEDIKKIDEFFDIIKNFEFDGIIVSDPGVFMKAKKLGIPIHISTQANTTNYESARFWHQLGAKRIVLARELSLNEIREIRENIPDSLELEAFVHGAVCISYSGRCFLSAYMTYRDANRGECAHPCRYKYYVMEEKRPGQYFEVFEDVDGTYIFNSKDLCMVEHIDKLAFAGIDAFKIEGRMKSSFYVATVVSVYRKAIDKFIKDPEHFEPEQEWLEEIAKCSHRSYTTNFYFGRPDHNDYRFESSKYVREYEFVGIVKEVLSDGWAVVEQRNRFFKGDTIEVMLPNGTYFVQRIDRIYDLEGNSLDVAPHAQQLTKIKFDRPVVEFAMLRKKIKS
- the sigK gene encoding RNA polymerase sporulation sigma factor SigK — its product is MFYIENQSSFPQPMSSEEEEMYLNRMWKGCKEARNILIEKNLRLVAHIAKKYTFIFPNLTDDIISVGTIGLIKAIETYSAAKCTKLSTYAAKCIENEILMYLRQNKKFLSQLSLENPIGSDKDGNEITLMDVLQNDQDDIDEQVDLKIQIKNLLKKLDRILKGREKKIIELRYGLKNGIERTQMEVATLLGISRSYVSRIEKKALQKLYGELQNLSDGI